ATGGTCACGGTGCCGTCGTCGTCTCGCAGCGAGGCGACGGCGCGGCTCAGGCGGTACAGCGGGTTGTCCACGACTGGGCCGTTCAAGGAGTGCAGGTCGCTGGCCGCCACCCGGCAGCGCAGTTCCACGCAGATGATGCCCTTGAGGCCTGCGTACAGCACCGGCCGGCCCTCCGGCGTGATCGAGCCGAATTCCCACCACACGCCGTCCGCGCGCAACTCGGCGGCGTGCGCGGCCACGAAGGACGCCAGACTGGGACTGCCGACCTCCTCCTCGCCCTCCAGCAGCCACTTGACCTTCAGGGGAAGCTGGCCGCCGTGGCGGTCGCGCAGGGCGCGCAGGCCCGCGAGACGGGAGACGAATTCTCCCTTGTCATCGCTCGCGCCGCGGCCGTACAGGCGGCCGTCGCGCTCCGTGAGGGTGAACGGCGGGCTCTCCCACAGCCCGGCGGGGTCCTCGGGCTGCACGTCGTAGTGGTTGTAGATCAGCAGTGTGAAGGGACCCTCGCCTGCCTCGGCGACGAGCACCGGGGCGACCTGGCCGGGAAACATGGCGACCGTGAAGCCCTCGGCCTCCAGCAGGGCCTGCACGGCGTCGGCGGTCTCGTTCAGCATGCGGCCCTGCGCAGACACGCTCTCCAGCGCCACCAGGTCCGCGAGGTCGCGCAGGCCGCGCAGGATGTGGGCGCTCAGGTCGGTGGTGGCGGAGACAGTCATGGACTCAGGGTAGAGGACGCCGCGGCCGGGGTGCGGGCGCACGTCCCGCTGGTCATAACCAGCCGGCCCAGCGGCCCACGCCGATCACGGCCGCGATCAGCGCCAGACTGCCGATCAGCACGTCCCGGAAGCCGCTGTTGCCGGCCTTGAAGACGTCCGCCTGGAAGTTCATGCCCATCAGGCCCGCCACCGCCGCCACGATGCCCAGCGTGACCGTCACGACGGTCAGGACGCGCATCACCTCGTTCGTGCGCTGTCCGGTGCTGCTCATCAGCAGGTCGAAGGAACCCAGCACCGTCTCGCGCGTGTGCCCGATCGCCTCCTGCGTGCGCTCGAAGTGCTGGAACAGCCGGGCCAGGCGTTCCTCGGGTTCGTCGTCCCGGTACACCGCGAAATCGGGGCTGGCCAGTGCCAGGTACACCAGACGGTGCGTGGAGAGCAGGCGGCGCAACTCGCTCACGCGGCGGCGCAGGCCCACCAGGATCGCCAGGTGCCGCCGGCCCTGCCGCGATTCGGCCAGGATGTGCTCGTCCAGCCGGTCCACGTTGTCCTCGATGGGGGAGAGCTGACGGTAGTAGCCCTCTACGTGGTGCGTGAGCACGACTGCCAGGAAGGCGGCGGCGTCCAGCTGCCCGAGCTGCGTGTCGGCCTCCAGCAGCGCGCGGAACGCCTCCAGGAAGGACACGCGGCCCTCGTGCGCGGTGAACACGATGTTCTGCCCCGCCACGAAGCGCACGGGCACGGTGCGGTAGTGGTGCTCGGCCTTCTCCAGGGCACTGACGCGCAGCTGGACCGCGTGGTCCAGGCGGTGCAGGGCCGGGGTGTCGCTGGTGTCCAGCAGCCACGCGCGCGTGGGTTCGTCGAGCGGCAGCCGCTCCAGCAGCCTCGGCAGAGCCCCGTCTCCCTCCGCCTGGACGTCCACCCACAGCAGCTGGTGCGGCTGCACCTGCGGCAGGCCGCGGTTCAGATCGATGCTGGAGTCCTGTCCCTCGGCGTCGAACAGCAGGGCTGTGACTGGCATGGCCCTACTGTAGGCATGTCCGCCGCGGACGGGTGAACCCAGGATGGGGGTACGCTTCGGTGTGGCCCCCGATCCC
The genomic region above belongs to Deinococcus metalli and contains:
- a CDS encoding M20/M25/M40 family metallo-hydrolase → MTVSATTDLSAHILRGLRDLADLVALESVSAQGRMLNETADAVQALLEAEGFTVAMFPGQVAPVLVAEAGEGPFTLLIYNHYDVQPEDPAGLWESPPFTLTERDGRLYGRGASDDKGEFVSRLAGLRALRDRHGGQLPLKVKWLLEGEEEVGSPSLASFVAAHAAELRADGVWWEFGSITPEGRPVLYAGLKGIICVELRCRVAASDLHSLNGPVVDNPLYRLSRAVASLRDDDGTVTIPGFHDDIRPETQADLDAVAALPGHGEALMDGYSVTRRLGEPQDFHRRLNLKPVVNVNGFHGGYGGPGSKTVLPAEGTVKLDFRLVPDQDPARVVTLLRTHLDAQGLHDIEIVELESHEHPSRSDLTSPFVQIAARVAEHVHGHPPLLHPSSGGSGPMYPFMQHVGAPVVAMGIGNPTGRVHAPNENILRRDFEKGVEFALEFMDALSKG
- a CDS encoding magnesium transporter CorA family protein; this translates as MPVTALLFDAEGQDSSIDLNRGLPQVQPHQLLWVDVQAEGDGALPRLLERLPLDEPTRAWLLDTSDTPALHRLDHAVQLRVSALEKAEHHYRTVPVRFVAGQNIVFTAHEGRVSFLEAFRALLEADTQLGQLDAAAFLAVVLTHHVEGYYRQLSPIEDNVDRLDEHILAESRQGRRHLAILVGLRRRVSELRRLLSTHRLVYLALASPDFAVYRDDEPEERLARLFQHFERTQEAIGHTRETVLGSFDLLMSSTGQRTNEVMRVLTVVTVTLGIVAAVAGLMGMNFQADVFKAGNSGFRDVLIGSLALIAAVIGVGRWAGWL